In Periophthalmus magnuspinnatus isolate fPerMag1 chromosome 9, fPerMag1.2.pri, whole genome shotgun sequence, the sequence AGTTTATTCTGTTATAAATTACAGCTATTGATTTACGTTTTTTTTCACAGCATCAAGATTGAAGTCCAGGCAGGAAAAGAGAGTGGTGTGGACTTCAGCATTGGACCAGAGCCCATGGTTTACAAGGGCAAGAATGGACACCTCATGGTGGTGAGTATTGTGTGTTTGACAGAGCTGTGTCTAAAGAGCTGCAGAAACGAAGGGCTGTTTGTCACCGCAGGTTACCACACGGACCAGGACACGGTAATGTGAGGGAATTGGAGAGACACTCAAGACAGCCCTGCATATTTCAGGAGACCTCTTTGAAAGAGATTAACCTGTCTACAGACTACAGAAACATGCACTTTTTAGAACTCAGTGAACTTTTttataaacatgcattctacaCTACATTCTTCCTGATACATTTACTAATAATGCTGTTTCTTGCAGTATTAGCATTCTGGCTTATTTTGTGTCAAACAATATTTAGGGCatgatttcagattttagcAAAATGTAGCCATATATTTCTTAATTTTGTATATAAGAAATGAACAGTATACAAATAAATCCACCTTGTactaatttattttatgataAAGTAGtatttaatataaaacattttatacacacacaaactgtgTTAGACATACTTCAACTATATTGTGTGCAAACCGTTAATTTGGATGAATGTGACAATAAGGGTCTGGTTTCTTTGTTTCAACCTGGGAAGACAGGATTCTCTTCCAGACCTCAGGTTTCACTCATTCACAGTCAGCCACCATCATTCATTCATATACACGTTTCACTGCATCACAGCTCATGTTACAAAGACTGGTTAAGAGCTTCTGAAtacaaattatgtaaaaatgtggtaaGAAATGTGTAAACACGTCCCTAATTGATATCTTATGAatttatattttcatgtgaAGGTTAACTTGGTCATACACAGGCTTGAAGTAGCCAATGGGAAAACTAAGAACACATTGCCACCAAGTGGCAACACTAGGTAGGTCACTTAATATGTTCATTTGCAACCAGCCAAAAGAAAGCGCTTGCTCTTTGTATACCAAAAACATAGTCagctataataaaataaatattactctACTTAATATGATGCAGTCTAATGacctcaaactaaaaaaaaccaaaaacattttagaCTGAAGAAAAATCCCGTCTCATGTAGAATTGATTGCAGGCATGATTATGGAAAAAGATGTAAAGACGACTTGCGCAACAATAAAGAGTATAGACAAACAACCGCAAACTCAGAATATCAAAACTGCAACACTTATACAAACTGTTGTCCTATACTCCCATTGTAGTTATCTcaagaagagacagaaaaagctGGTGAAAAAAGTGAAAGATGGAGAAGGGTGTCAGGTATAGTAAGGCACAAGCATGGTGCAAAGAAGGTCCAGGTTCTAAGACACAGGGTGAAAGGTCCAAGATCACTGATGGTGATGTGTGCGGTCATCAGGACGTTTAATATGAATTCGCCGAACTCTTTCAATACGTTCTCGCTCTTCATCCTCATCCAGATGATGGGACCTCCCTGCAGCGCCACCTGTTGCTTCCAGAAGGGCATTATCCGGACCCCTTCCATCATGGGATTCATATAGAAGGATGTTAAGGGTCTCCTCATATATCCGTGCTTCTGGGAACTCCACCTGATAGAAACAGAGAGCGGCTTTAAACGATAACGTACATGATACATGCATTATGATAAGAAAATGTACCTTTGTTTGCTTCTTTTCTGTGGCATAGACAATAGAAGTACAACAGACTTCAGCAATCTTTCGACCTTGGCCATAAAATGACCAGCAGCAGATCTCATCTCCAATGACATCTTTAATGAACAGTACCCGACCATTGAACCTCAGAGACAGCTTGTCGAACAACTCTATAttctttaacatgttgtcatcTGAATTGCTAAGATATCAAAAGAGACAATGGATGTTTTGTGTgaacaaaatttcaaactctacattacgtgtgtgtgtgtgtgtatatatatatatatatatatatatatatatatatatatatataactggcAAAATAACTCACCTGGTATATGAGTATTTGTTGTTGCTCCTGTTATACAGCAGTTTGACAGTAGGCTGCACGAGGATATAATGTTAATAACCACAGTTCAATTAAACAATACACAACATAATGATATTATTCCTATTATCTTGCCTTATTTGATGTAGCAATAAGCCTTTGTTCTTCTTTAGAAGAGGTCATCAGTGGAACTTTACAAAGCGGTTCATAAGTTTCTTTGTTCTAAGGGGAAAGTATGTATCATTAGAATGGTTAAATAAAGATGCAATGCACAAAATGACTGATAGTAGGAGACCTGTAATGCAGCTGTACATTCATCCGCCAGGCCCTGTACAAGGTAGTACTTTGCCTCAGCAAGGAGCTCTTCAGTCTCTCGACGACTGTCTGGAAGCGGCACAGCCCCATCT encodes:
- the kctd10 gene encoding BTB/POZ domain-containing adapter for CUL3-mediated RhoA degradation protein 3, encoding MEEMSGESVVSAAVPAATTRTTSFKGSSPSSKYVKLNVGGALYYTTMQTLTKQDTMLKAMFSGRMEVLTDSEGWILIDRCGKHFGTILNYLRDGAVPLPDSRRETEELLAEAKYYLVQGLADECTAALQNKETYEPLCKVPLMTSSKEEQRLIATSNKPTVKLLYNRSNNKYSYTSNSDDNMLKNIELFDKLSLRFNGRVLFIKDVIGDEICCWSFYGQGRKIAEVCCTSIVYATEKKQTKVEFPEARIYEETLNILLYESHDGRGPDNALLEATGGAAGRSHHLDEDEERERIERVRRIHIKRPDDRTHHHQ